Proteins encoded by one window of Bacteroidota bacterium:
- the atpH gene encoding ATP synthase F1 subunit delta, with protein MKGTRVATRYAKSLLKLSTERGELERVFADMQLIYNTHTGSKDLELFLKSPIIKSDKKDAVLGEIFGDKISKITKEFIEIIVRKKREEHLGIIAESFVNQYREQKKILTAVVTTAIGLDDSIRTKVLELIKKSAKGEVEIQEHVDKDIIGGFVLRVGDKQIDASIARKLKQLASNFSDNPYVKEF; from the coding sequence ATGAAAGGAACAAGGGTTGCAACACGTTATGCAAAATCTCTTTTAAAGTTATCGACCGAAAGAGGAGAGCTAGAGCGTGTATTTGCCGACATGCAACTTATTTACAATACACACACCGGGAGTAAAGACTTGGAGCTTTTTCTAAAAAGCCCCATTATTAAATCAGACAAGAAGGATGCTGTGTTGGGTGAAATATTTGGCGATAAAATAAGTAAAATAACAAAAGAGTTTATAGAAATAATTGTTCGCAAAAAAAGAGAAGAGCATTTGGGTATTATTGCCGAAAGCTTCGTAAATCAATACAGAGAACAAAAGAAAATCTTAACAGCTGTGGTAACTACCGCTATTGGATTAGACGATTCTATACGAACAAAAGTACTCGAACTCATTAAAAAATCAGCCAAAGGCGAAGTTGAAATACAAGAACATGTTGACAAAGATATTATAGGTGGATTTGTATTGCGAGTTGGGGATAAACAAATAGATGCAAGTATTGCACGCAAATTAAAACAACTTGCAAGTAATTTTTCAGACAACCCTTACGTAAAAGAATTTTAG
- a CDS encoding F0F1 ATP synthase subunit alpha has product MAEVKPAEVSAILRQQLSGFKTESQLEEVGSVLQVGDGIARIYGLSKVQSGELIEFENGLKGIVLNLEEDNVGAVLLGSSGDIKEGSVAKRTGKIASIKVGEGVLGRVVDTLGNTIDGKGPIKGETFEMPLERKAPGVIFRQPVNEPLQTGIKAIDAMIPIGRGQRELIIGDRQTGKTAVAIDAIINQKEFYEKGEPVYCIYVAIGQKGSTVAGIVRVLEENGALPYTVVVSASASDPAPMQFFAPMAGAAIGEYFRDTGRPALVVYDDLSKQAVAYREVSLLLRRPPGREAYPGDVFYLHSRLLERAAKVNASDDIAKNMNDLPESLKNKVKGGGSLTALPIIETQAGDVSAYIPTNVISITDGQIFLESNLFNSGVRPAINVGISVSRVGGNAQIKSMKKVAGTLKLDQAQYRELEAFAKFGSDLDAATKSVLDKGARNVEILKQGQFSPLRVEQQVAIVYCGSKGLLRDVPVNKVREFEAEFLQFLEVKHKNVLDGLKAGKLDDAITGVLESVAKDLSKKYKTN; this is encoded by the coding sequence ATGGCCGAAGTAAAACCAGCAGAAGTTTCTGCAATTTTAAGACAACAATTATCCGGTTTTAAAACCGAATCTCAACTAGAAGAAGTTGGATCTGTATTGCAAGTGGGTGACGGTATTGCTCGCATCTACGGTTTATCCAAAGTACAATCGGGCGAGCTTATTGAGTTTGAAAATGGCTTAAAAGGTATTGTATTAAACTTGGAAGAAGACAACGTAGGAGCTGTATTACTAGGCTCTTCCGGAGATATTAAAGAAGGTTCGGTTGCAAAAAGAACCGGGAAAATTGCCTCTATAAAAGTTGGTGAGGGAGTGTTGGGTCGTGTGGTAGATACATTAGGAAATACCATAGACGGTAAGGGTCCAATCAAAGGCGAAACTTTTGAAATGCCATTAGAAAGAAAAGCTCCGGGTGTAATTTTCCGTCAACCGGTAAACGAACCGCTACAAACAGGTATAAAAGCTATTGACGCCATGATTCCTATTGGTAGAGGACAACGTGAGTTGATTATTGGAGATAGACAAACCGGTAAAACAGCTGTTGCTATTGATGCTATCATCAATCAAAAAGAATTTTATGAAAAAGGAGAACCGGTATATTGTATATATGTAGCAATTGGTCAAAAAGGTTCTACGGTTGCAGGAATTGTGCGTGTATTAGAAGAAAACGGAGCATTGCCTTATACGGTAGTTGTTTCCGCATCTGCATCAGATCCTGCACCAATGCAGTTCTTTGCACCAATGGCAGGAGCAGCAATTGGCGAGTACTTTAGAGATACCGGTCGTCCTGCATTAGTTGTGTATGATGATTTATCTAAACAAGCGGTGGCATACAGAGAGGTTTCTCTTTTATTAAGAAGACCTCCGGGGCGTGAAGCGTATCCGGGTGATGTGTTTTACTTACACTCCCGTTTATTAGAGAGAGCCGCAAAAGTAAATGCGTCTGATGATATTGCAAAAAACATGAACGACTTGCCAGAATCGCTTAAAAACAAAGTAAAGGGTGGAGGCTCACTTACAGCCCTTCCTATCATTGAAACACAAGCCGGTGACGTTTCTGCATATATTCCAACAAACGTAATTTCGATTACAGATGGACAAATTTTCTTGGAGTCTAACTTGTTTAACTCCGGTGTTCGTCCTGCTATTAACGTAGGTATTTCGGTATCTCGTGTAGGTGGAAATGCACAAATTAAATCGATGAAAAAAGTTGCTGGTACATTAAAGCTAGACCAAGCACAGTATAGAGAGTTAGAGGCGTTTGCTAAATTTGGTTCTGATTTAGATGCTGCCACAAAATCTGTATTGGATAAAGGTGCGCGTAACGTAGAAATATTGAAACAAGGACAATTTTCTCCACTACGTGTAGAGCAACAAGTTGCTATTGTTTATTGTGGATCAAAAGGATTGTTGCGCGATGTTCCGGTAAATAAGGTGCGAGAATTTGAAGCGGAGTTTTTGCAGTTTTTAGAAGTAAAACACAAAAACGTTTTAGATGGTTTGAAAGCAGGAAAGCTAGACGATGCAATTACTGGCGTATTGGAGAGCGTTGCGAAAGATCTATCAAAAAAATATAAGACAAACTAA
- the atpG gene encoding ATP synthase F1 subunit gamma, giving the protein MPNLKEVRNRIVSVSSTQQITSAMKMVSAAKLKRAQDAIIKMRPYASKLREVLENLSAGLDASDSAYSKQTEAKNVLLVVITSNRGLAGAFNANIIKKANQTIKYQYKNAQVDVLCIGKKGFDFYKKTDRKFFADDYTGSNNSLFDKLNYNSVAPLAEAVMQAFLSGKYDKVDIVYNQFKNAAVQHASTEPFLPVSPNTTSSSKTKKMEYIFEPNKEEIIKDLIPLSLKTQFYKALLDSSASEHGARMTAMHKATDNAKDLIKQLKLTYNKARQANITKEILEIVGGAEALNG; this is encoded by the coding sequence ATGCCAAACTTAAAAGAAGTACGAAATAGAATAGTATCAGTAAGCTCTACACAGCAGATTACGAGTGCCATGAAAATGGTGTCGGCCGCTAAACTAAAAAGAGCACAAGATGCAATTATAAAAATGCGTCCGTATGCTTCTAAATTAAGAGAAGTATTAGAAAACTTAAGTGCGGGCCTAGATGCGTCCGATAGTGCATATTCTAAGCAAACAGAAGCAAAAAACGTGCTGTTGGTTGTTATTACCTCGAACAGAGGATTGGCGGGTGCTTTCAATGCAAACATTATTAAAAAAGCAAATCAGACAATAAAATACCAATACAAAAATGCACAAGTTGATGTGTTATGCATTGGTAAAAAAGGGTTTGATTTTTATAAAAAAACTGACCGTAAATTTTTTGCGGACGATTATACAGGAAGCAACAATTCTCTTTTTGATAAACTAAACTACAATTCTGTTGCGCCTTTGGCAGAAGCTGTAATGCAGGCCTTTTTATCAGGTAAATACGACAAAGTTGATATCGTGTACAATCAGTTTAAAAATGCTGCGGTTCAACATGCTTCCACAGAGCCATTTTTACCGGTTTCTCCCAATACCACATCTTCGTCTAAAACAAAGAAGATGGAGTATATATTTGAGCCGAATAAAGAAGAAATTATAAAAGATTTAATACCGCTTTCATTAAAAACACAATTTTATAAGGCACTGCTTGATTCTAGTGCTTCGGAGCACGGTGCTCGTATGACTGCAATGCACAAAGCAACCGACAACGCAAAAGATTTAATTAAGCAATTAAAACTTACCTACAACAAAGCCCGTCAGGCAAACATTACAAAAGAGATTTTGGAAATTGTTGGTGGTGCAGAAGCGTTGAACGGATAA
- a CDS encoding DsbA family oxidoreductase — translation MRVEIWSDVLCPFCYIGKRKFENALQQFKQKDSVIVEWKSYQLDPEFVSGDAKSYVDYLATRKGFSLQQVNQMFGNVTEMAQSVGLNYRFDNAIVANSHKAHQLTHLAKKHRKESEIEEALFSAHFIEGKDIGNEDILIAIAKSSGIDEQEAKTALQSNLYANDVAKDIEEATKLGVQGVPFFVFNRTYAVSGAQDSNVFLKTLEKVATELK, via the coding sequence ATTAGAGTTGAAATTTGGAGCGATGTGTTGTGTCCATTTTGTTATATAGGCAAACGAAAATTTGAAAATGCACTACAACAGTTTAAACAAAAAGATAGTGTTATTGTTGAATGGAAAAGTTACCAATTAGACCCGGAATTTGTTTCCGGAGATGCAAAATCGTACGTTGATTATTTAGCAACCAGAAAAGGGTTTTCGCTGCAACAAGTTAACCAAATGTTTGGGAATGTAACCGAAATGGCTCAATCAGTAGGCTTAAATTATCGGTTTGATAATGCTATTGTTGCTAACTCGCACAAAGCGCATCAGTTGACACATCTAGCTAAGAAACACCGCAAAGAATCAGAAATAGAAGAAGCGCTTTTTTCGGCACATTTTATTGAAGGAAAAGATATTGGAAACGAGGATATCTTAATTGCTATTGCCAAATCTAGTGGAATAGATGAGCAAGAAGCAAAAACAGCTCTACAATCTAATCTTTACGCCAACGATGTAGCAAAAGATATAGAAGAAGCTACAAAGCTTGGTGTGCAAGGCGTTCCCTTTTTTGTATTTAATAGAACGTACGCTGTTTCCGGTGCACAGGATAGCAATGTTTTTTTAAAAACACTTGAAAAGGTTGCTACAGAACTAAAGTAA
- a CDS encoding T9SS type A sorting domain-containing protein — MKTELKNKLKNYAKGAAALSLVSNIVDAQAVYTDIIPDYVGKNHLDNYQLDLNNDAIKDYKLNLFKLSYGSSVYKMTYIEPLDTNNMFNGTGSSSFYLPTANNSGVVIDNSLSWTKGNISSASYNLLALKVTSSSGGGVLGDWVGKSDKYLGFKFKIGANYHYGWARLDVSLGVDSFKVKDYAYNATPNTPLTTGLASGVSTNVNNNKARIALNENTLVITYKEATLPENTFYSITDMKGSVIRRERMINKKEQVDVSELNQGVYVVSIESNEYNQHQKVFKK, encoded by the coding sequence ATGAAAACCGAATTAAAAAACAAATTGAAGAATTACGCAAAAGGTGCAGCGGCACTTTCGTTAGTTTCAAATATTGTGGATGCGCAAGCTGTATATACAGATATTATACCTGATTACGTTGGTAAAAACCACTTGGATAATTACCAGCTAGATTTGAATAACGATGCAATTAAAGACTATAAATTGAATTTATTTAAGTTGTCTTATGGCTCTTCTGTATATAAAATGACTTATATTGAACCATTAGACACCAATAATATGTTTAACGGAACTGGCAGTTCTAGCTTCTATTTACCTACTGCCAACAACTCAGGAGTTGTAATTGACAATTCTTTAAGCTGGACAAAGGGAAATATAAGCTCTGCTTCATACAATTTATTAGCTTTAAAGGTAACCAGTAGTAGTGGTGGTGGTGTTTTAGGAGACTGGGTTGGTAAGTCTGATAAATACTTGGGCTTTAAATTTAAAATAGGTGCAAATTACCATTATGGCTGGGCAAGATTAGATGTTTCTTTGGGTGTAGATTCTTTTAAAGTAAAAGATTACGCATACAATGCAACACCGAATACACCGCTTACAACCGGACTTGCTTCTGGTGTTTCAACCAATGTAAATAACAACAAAGCACGTATTGCATTAAACGAAAACACACTAGTAATTACCTACAAAGAAGCAACTCTTCCGGAAAACACGTTCTATTCTATTACTGATATGAAAGGATCTGTTATTCGCAGAGAACGTATGATTAATAAGAAAGAACAAGTAGATGTATCTGAATTAAACCAGGGCGTATATGTTGTTTCTATAGAATCAAACGAATACAACCAACACCAAAAAGTGTTTAAGAAATAA
- a CDS encoding alkaline phosphatase family protein, producing the protein MSSPNYTIPKEGSLGLLALGAKGLKAWREVRNGKTPIIEPDKEKKSDKKKRKVLVVGWDSADWQIINPLMDKGLMPTLESLVNKGVMGNIATLDPPLSPMLWSSIATGMAPYKHGILGFVEPDPTTGKIRPVTSTSRKVKAIWNILSQKGYKTHTVGWWPSYPAEPINGICVSNKYTEFSENIDTPWKLPNEVIYPETLNSIFSEFRIHPQELTDAHILPFIPDAAKVDQEKEKSIQILAKEIARSSSYHAAATWIMENEEWDFLAVYLDTLDHTCHSFIKFHPPQLPGLPDDYFNLYNDVVSSMYRYHDMMLERLVKLAGEDATIILLSDHGFYNNHMRPTWLPEHFAAPALEHRPFGVLCISGPGINKDERIYGSSIIDITPTILQLFDLEVGKDMEGKVLTQAFTEKQTIKYIDSWEKVDGASGMHPTDKIVDPWASTEALNQLIELGYVSPLEDDDRKNLENMNAETQFSLACSYIQFQKYDSALTILKELYQQFPEKNHFALRFAACLEHTGNTSETREIIEHLRKDSKNKLPQLDLLEGSILLKENKPRKALECLKKAEGVSLHLPHFHIKIGQVYSKIKRWSDAQRAFEMALKIDSDSPMAKLGLAIAYLKMEMLEDAANAALDAVGLQHELTSAHYYLGEALYKLGEYERAVDAFNTALSQSPGMKKAHEWLIKIYSENKINPALVEQHQAFIKDKIKGTVYVVSGLPRSGTSMLMQMLHAGGMPILTDNLRQNDSNNPKGYFEYEKVKSLNKDKDWVVEAKDKCVKVVSPLIQLLPGNFNYKIIFIRRDINEILTSQQIMLGKNPKDFPVVLQQAYQKYVEQSFTWMKANPNVSYMELNYTDVVNNPLEQSENIVSFLGVDLDIEKMKRSVDGTLYRNKAVVD; encoded by the coding sequence ATGAGTTCACCAAACTATACAATACCCAAAGAAGGTTCGCTTGGGTTACTAGCTCTGGGCGCAAAAGGATTAAAAGCTTGGCGAGAAGTAAGAAACGGAAAGACGCCTATTATTGAACCTGACAAAGAAAAAAAATCAGACAAAAAAAAGCGTAAAGTTTTGGTTGTTGGTTGGGATTCTGCTGACTGGCAAATTATAAATCCGTTGATGGATAAGGGTTTGATGCCAACCTTGGAATCATTAGTGAATAAAGGTGTTATGGGGAATATTGCAACACTAGACCCTCCGCTATCTCCTATGTTGTGGTCTTCTATTGCAACCGGAATGGCACCTTATAAACATGGTATATTGGGCTTTGTAGAGCCCGATCCAACAACCGGAAAAATTAGACCAGTAACATCTACATCTAGAAAAGTAAAAGCAATCTGGAATATCCTTTCGCAAAAGGGTTACAAAACACATACCGTTGGTTGGTGGCCTAGCTACCCTGCTGAGCCTATTAATGGAATTTGCGTTTCTAACAAATATACCGAGTTTAGTGAGAACATAGATACTCCATGGAAATTACCTAACGAAGTTATTTATCCAGAAACGTTAAATTCTATTTTTTCTGAGTTTAGAATACACCCGCAAGAGCTTACCGATGCACATATTTTGCCATTCATTCCGGATGCAGCAAAAGTAGATCAAGAAAAAGAAAAAAGCATTCAGATATTGGCAAAAGAAATAGCTCGCTCTTCTTCTTACCACGCAGCCGCTACATGGATAATGGAAAATGAAGAATGGGATTTTTTAGCTGTTTACTTAGATACGTTAGACCACACCTGTCATTCGTTTATTAAATTTCATCCTCCACAACTGCCTGGATTGCCAGATGATTACTTTAATCTATACAATGATGTGGTATCAAGCATGTATCGTTACCACGATATGATGCTGGAAAGGCTTGTAAAATTAGCGGGAGAAGACGCCACAATAATACTTTTGTCGGACCACGGATTTTACAACAACCACATGCGCCCAACTTGGCTACCGGAACACTTTGCGGCACCAGCACTAGAACACAGACCATTTGGGGTATTGTGTATCAGCGGTCCGGGAATAAACAAAGACGAGAGAATTTACGGTTCCTCTATAATTGATATTACACCTACTATACTTCAATTATTTGATTTAGAAGTAGGAAAAGATATGGAGGGAAAAGTGCTAACACAGGCGTTTACGGAAAAACAAACAATTAAATACATAGACAGTTGGGAAAAGGTAGATGGCGCGAGCGGAATGCACCCAACGGATAAGATTGTTGATCCATGGGCTTCAACAGAAGCGCTGAATCAACTAATAGAATTGGGCTATGTATCACCACTAGAAGATGACGACAGAAAGAACTTAGAAAACATGAATGCAGAAACGCAGTTTTCGTTGGCATGTAGTTATATCCAATTTCAAAAATACGATTCAGCTCTTACTATTCTTAAAGAGTTGTATCAACAGTTTCCGGAAAAAAACCATTTTGCTTTGCGCTTTGCGGCCTGTCTAGAACACACCGGAAACACTAGCGAAACAAGAGAAATAATAGAACATCTTAGAAAAGACTCGAAAAACAAATTACCACAATTAGATTTACTGGAAGGCTCTATATTGCTAAAAGAAAACAAACCGAGAAAAGCACTAGAGTGTTTGAAAAAAGCAGAGGGAGTTTCATTACATCTACCACACTTTCATATTAAAATTGGTCAAGTATATAGTAAAATAAAGCGTTGGAGCGATGCACAGCGAGCTTTTGAAATGGCATTGAAAATTGATTCAGATAGTCCGATGGCTAAATTGGGATTGGCAATTGCATACCTAAAAATGGAAATGCTTGAAGATGCTGCTAATGCTGCATTAGATGCTGTTGGATTGCAACACGAACTTACATCGGCTCACTACTATCTTGGTGAAGCATTATACAAACTAGGAGAATACGAAAGAGCTGTTGATGCTTTTAACACGGCACTTTCGCAAAGCCCTGGAATGAAAAAAGCACACGAGTGGTTAATTAAAATTTATTCGGAAAACAAGATAAATCCTGCGTTAGTTGAGCAACACCAAGCATTTATAAAAGATAAAATAAAAGGCACCGTGTATGTGGTATCCGGACTGCCGCGCTCTGGAACATCGATGTTAATGCAAATGTTGCATGCGGGTGGAATGCCAATATTAACCGATAATTTACGACAAAACGATTCCAACAATCCAAAAGGATATTTTGAATACGAAAAAGTAAAATCTTTAAACAAGGACAAAGATTGGGTAGTAGAAGCCAAAGATAAATGCGTAAAAGTGGTAAGCCCACTAATTCAGTTGCTGCCGGGTAATTTTAATTATAAAATAATTTTTATTCGCAGAGATATAAATGAAATACTTACATCGCAACAAATAATGTTAGGAAAAAATCCTAAAGATTTTCCGGTTGTGCTGCAACAGGCGTATCAAAAATACGTAGAGCAATCGTTTACGTGGATGAAGGCAAATCCAAATGTTTCTTATATGGAGTTGAATTACACTGATGTCGTAAATAATCCACTAGAACAGTCTGAAAATATAGTATCTTTCTTGGGTGTGGATTTGGATATAGAAAAAATGAAACGGTCGGTAGATGGCACCTTGTATAGAAACAAAGCTGTGGTTGATTAA
- a CDS encoding sulfite exporter TauE/SafE family protein, protein MDILFVVLLLLAEIVGTVGGFGSSMLLVPLASYFYPFQEVLLLTATIHIISNTSKLILFHKHFSWKTILLIGIPSVLFVLPAAYFSKHLTNISANLYLGIFLIVFSVVLLVKKNIVLKTSSTNCIIAGSVSGFFAGLLGTGGAIRGIMLAAFNLEKSIFVTTSAAIDFSIDLSRFFVYKSQTSFSNFSLTSLLVLICVAFVGSYLGKLILKKINAEQFKKIVLVLILCVGIVNIYSFVIQKI, encoded by the coding sequence ATGGATATTTTATTTGTTGTTTTACTCTTGTTGGCTGAGATAGTTGGAACTGTTGGTGGTTTCGGTTCGTCTATGCTACTGGTGCCCTTAGCTTCCTATTTCTACCCATTTCAAGAGGTATTATTGCTTACGGCAACTATACATATAATAAGCAATACCAGTAAATTAATTTTGTTTCATAAACACTTTAGTTGGAAAACTATTTTGTTGATTGGCATTCCGAGTGTGTTGTTTGTTTTGCCTGCGGCCTATTTCTCCAAACACCTTACAAACATAAGTGCCAACCTGTATTTGGGAATATTTTTGATTGTGTTCTCGGTGGTGCTTTTGGTAAAGAAAAACATTGTGCTAAAAACAAGTTCGACTAATTGTATTATAGCAGGCTCTGTTTCCGGATTTTTTGCGGGACTGCTTGGCACGGGCGGTGCTATACGAGGAATTATGTTGGCTGCGTTTAATCTCGAGAAATCTATTTTTGTTACAACCTCTGCTGCTATTGATTTTTCAATAGATCTGTCGCGCTTTTTTGTGTATAAAAGTCAAACGTCATTCTCTAATTTTTCTCTTACCTCTTTATTGGTACTGATTTGTGTGGCCTTTGTTGGAAGCTATTTGGGAAAACTAATACTAAAAAAAATAAATGCAGAACAGTTTAAAAAAATTGTCTTGGTGCTTATACTTTGTGTTGGTATTGTGAATATCTATTCTTTTGTGATTCAGAAAATCTAA
- a CDS encoding 5-(carboxyamino)imidazole ribonucleotide synthase produces the protein MATNKPKIGVIGGGQLGLMLAQAAEKLSEKLNFLDDSNDAPCKGISASFIQGSLYDTSALEKLATISNIITYETEHTNASAIEEFEKQGKKIIPTPSVLRIMQNKVKQKEFLFRNDLPTAPFVVAENWNELKNKLNKINSTKVVVKSDTGGYDGKGVWIGTKEEIEKVNSNPVGGSQLLIEECIPFEKELAVMLAKDQYGNYTIYPVVEMYFDEKANLLDYLFCPAHISNSVQEKINSIIDKLAKSIESPGLFAIELFLTHTEDVFINEIASRPHNSQHHTIEACNISQYEQLIRILLGEKIKPVELNYTSAILNIVGPLNFTGEYITSGEKEISTKENIFVHMYNKSISKPNRKLGHITVLGNTMDEVKEKIAFVKNNFKIVKK, from the coding sequence GTGGCAACAAACAAACCCAAAATAGGTGTAATTGGTGGAGGTCAATTAGGATTGATGCTTGCTCAAGCTGCCGAAAAACTGAGCGAAAAATTAAACTTCTTAGATGACTCGAATGATGCTCCCTGTAAGGGAATTTCGGCTTCCTTTATTCAAGGAAGTTTATATGATACATCTGCGCTAGAAAAGCTAGCAACCATATCAAATATAATAACCTACGAAACAGAACACACCAATGCAAGCGCCATAGAGGAGTTCGAGAAGCAAGGGAAAAAGATTATTCCAACACCAAGTGTATTGCGGATAATGCAAAATAAGGTAAAACAAAAAGAGTTTCTGTTTAGAAATGATTTGCCTACCGCACCATTTGTTGTTGCAGAAAACTGGAACGAATTAAAAAACAAATTAAACAAAATAAATTCTACGAAAGTTGTTGTTAAGTCGGATACTGGAGGATACGATGGTAAAGGTGTTTGGATTGGAACAAAGGAAGAAATAGAAAAAGTAAATTCGAATCCTGTAGGAGGAAGTCAATTATTAATTGAAGAGTGTATCCCTTTTGAGAAAGAACTTGCAGTGATGCTTGCAAAAGATCAATATGGAAATTATACTATCTACCCTGTTGTTGAAATGTATTTTGATGAAAAAGCTAATTTGTTAGATTATCTTTTTTGTCCTGCACATATTAGCAATTCCGTTCAAGAAAAAATAAACAGTATTATTGACAAACTTGCGAAATCAATAGAAAGTCCAGGATTATTCGCCATTGAACTTTTCCTAACACACACCGAAGATGTTTTTATAAATGAAATTGCTTCGCGACCACACAACTCACAACACCACACTATTGAAGCCTGCAACATATCTCAATACGAACAATTAATCCGAATTTTATTGGGTGAAAAGATAAAGCCGGTAGAATTGAACTATACAAGTGCTATTCTAAACATTGTTGGCCCATTAAACTTTACCGGAGAATATATTACAAGTGGAGAAAAAGAAATTAGTACAAAGGAAAATATTTTTGTACATATGTATAATAAGTCCATTAGTAAGCCTAATCGAAAGTTGGGACACATTACAGTATTGGGAAATACGATGGATGAAGTAAAAGAAAAGATAGCCTTTGTGAAAAATAATTTTAAAATTGTAAAAAAGTAA
- the purE gene encoding 5-(carboxyamino)imidazole ribonucleotide mutase — MKNAQVAIIMGSDSDLPVMQEAASILTEFGVAFEMTIVSAHRTPKRMYEFAENAEKSGIKIIIAGAGGAAHLPGMVASITKLPVIGVPVQSKYLSGIDSLYSIAQMPPGVPVATMAINGAKNAGLTAIRILALNDKTISKKLEAFINKQTKTVLEKAEKMKKGK; from the coding sequence ATGAAAAACGCACAAGTAGCAATAATAATGGGGTCTGATTCTGATTTGCCGGTAATGCAAGAGGCCGCAAGCATTCTAACTGAATTTGGAGTTGCTTTTGAAATGACTATTGTATCTGCACACCGCACGCCTAAACGCATGTATGAGTTTGCCGAAAACGCTGAAAAAAGCGGAATAAAAATAATAATAGCGGGAGCCGGTGGTGCTGCTCATTTACCGGGGATGGTTGCATCTATTACGAAGCTACCTGTTATTGGTGTTCCCGTTCAGTCAAAATATTTATCAGGAATCGATTCACTTTACTCTATCGCTCAAATGCCTCCGGGAGTGCCTGTTGCAACCATGGCTATAAACGGTGCGAAAAATGCGGGGTTAACAGCCATTCGTATTTTGGCATTAAACGACAAAACAATTTCAAAAAAACTAGAAGCCTTTATTAATAAGCAAACCAAGACTGTTTTGGAAAAGGCCGAAAAAATGAAAAAAGGGAAATAA